One Thiocapsa sp. genomic window carries:
- a CDS encoding APC family permease has product MSRPRFIDQRTAILIVVANMIGTGVFTTLGLQAAGIPDGSALLLLWLIGGLIALCGALSYAELAAALPRSGGEYHFLSRIFHPLLGQLAGWVSVTVGFAAPVALAAMAMGYYAATVLPAPPTAIAVTALLMVTAVHAFDLDLGRRLQVVATWLKIAVILLFCAVGLALPATSGSLSVVPSASTLDAVWSAPFAVSLIYVAYAYSGWNAAAYVVDEVQDPRRAVPRALLLGTLIVTLLYLLLNLTFLRTVEYDALVGRVEVGALSAETIFGAVGGHLMSLVLTLLLVSTVSAMVLAGPRVLERIGEDLPFFRPLSVRNRRGAPTRAVLLQQGLALAMILTGSFEGVLSFAGFTLTLFAVITVAGVVRLRRREPDLPRPFRVPWYPLPPLVFILVSLASLLFLALERPLPVLLAIILLGLGWVSVRLSGRR; this is encoded by the coding sequence ATGAGCAGACCGCGCTTTATCGACCAACGCACCGCGATCCTCATCGTGGTCGCCAACATGATCGGCACGGGCGTGTTCACGACGCTCGGCCTCCAAGCGGCCGGAATCCCTGACGGCTCGGCCTTGCTCTTGCTGTGGCTGATCGGCGGTCTGATCGCGCTCTGCGGCGCACTCTCCTACGCGGAGCTGGCCGCTGCCTTGCCGCGCTCGGGCGGGGAATACCACTTCCTGTCGCGGATCTTCCATCCCCTGTTGGGCCAGTTGGCCGGCTGGGTCTCCGTGACCGTCGGGTTCGCGGCCCCGGTGGCCTTGGCGGCGATGGCGATGGGGTACTATGCCGCGACCGTCCTCCCGGCGCCGCCCACCGCGATCGCGGTGACGGCCTTGCTCATGGTCACCGCCGTGCATGCCTTCGACCTGGATCTGGGGCGGCGCCTGCAGGTGGTCGCGACCTGGTTGAAGATCGCCGTCATCCTGCTGTTCTGCGCCGTGGGGCTCGCTCTGCCGGCGACCTCGGGCAGCCTCTCGGTCGTGCCCTCCGCATCGACGCTCGACGCGGTCTGGAGCGCGCCCTTTGCCGTGTCTTTGATCTATGTCGCCTATGCCTACTCGGGGTGGAACGCCGCCGCCTATGTGGTGGACGAGGTCCAGGACCCGCGTCGTGCGGTCCCGCGCGCGCTGCTGCTCGGCACGCTGATCGTCACGCTGCTGTATCTGCTGCTCAATCTGACCTTCCTGCGCACCGTCGAATACGATGCCTTGGTCGGTCGCGTCGAGGTCGGTGCGCTCTCCGCCGAGACCATCTTCGGCGCCGTCGGCGGGCATCTCATGAGCCTGGTGCTGACCCTCTTGTTGGTCTCGACCGTCAGCGCCATGGTGCTCGCCGGACCCCGTGTCTTGGAGCGTATCGGCGAAGACCTGCCGTTTTTCCGACCGCTCAGTGTCCGCAACCGGCGCGGTGCACCGACGCGTGCCGTGCTGCTGCAACAGGGTCTGGCGCTCGCGATGATCCTGACGGGCTCGTTCGAGGGCGTCTTGAGCTTTGCGGGCTTCACGCTCACACTCTTCGCGGTCATCACCGTCGCCGGTGTCGTCCGTCTGCGCCGGCGCGAGCCGGACCTGCCGCGACCCTTTCGGGTGCCCTGGTATCCGCTGCCGCCGCTGGTGTTTATCCTGGTCAGTCTGGCGAGTCTGTTGTTTCTCGCGCTGGAACGACCGCTTCCGGTGTTGCTGGCCATCATTCTGCTCGGTTTGGGCTGGGTGTCCGTGAGGCTCTCGGGTCGTCGCTGA
- a CDS encoding phosphoglycerate mutase, with the protein MLTLICPGLLGPIPAAPETLPKVPAIDRLLARAERIPTGGHDAATALLRHVGVSTDPERDAPTAAISLLGESPDARCDGYWIHADPVHLRPDRDRLLLFAGAGVAPDRAEADALVALFNGHFAEDGLRLTAPHPNRWYLGTDRALDLRSEPLERVIGGPVPRDVPSGADARRWRGLMNEAQMLFYGSEVNRLREQARRPAINGIWTWGGGVLPERSGAPPDAVVGDDPLTAGLARWCGVAHRALEGWSPQEPLPGRRHLMLWDRLGAALLERDLAAWSTALLALDARVAVLEARIKGGTLDEILIDPCEGMVYRVTRSALRRFWRRDGLTQSLVRGS; encoded by the coding sequence ATGCTGACCCTCATCTGCCCCGGCCTCCTTGGCCCCATCCCGGCCGCGCCGGAGACACTCCCGAAGGTCCCGGCCATCGATCGGCTGCTCGCGCGCGCGGAGCGCATCCCGACCGGCGGGCACGACGCTGCGACGGCCCTTCTGAGGCACGTCGGCGTCTCGACCGACCCCGAACGCGATGCCCCGACGGCCGCGATCAGTCTCTTGGGCGAGTCACCGGACGCGCGGTGCGACGGCTATTGGATACATGCCGATCCGGTGCATTTGCGCCCGGATCGCGACCGTCTGCTGCTCTTCGCCGGCGCCGGTGTCGCGCCCGACCGGGCGGAGGCGGATGCCCTGGTCGCGCTCTTCAACGGCCATTTCGCGGAGGACGGATTGCGGCTCACCGCGCCGCACCCGAACCGCTGGTATCTGGGAACGGATCGGGCCTTGGACCTGCGTTCGGAGCCGCTCGAGCGCGTGATCGGCGGGCCTGTCCCGCGCGATGTCCCGAGCGGCGCGGATGCCCGGCGCTGGCGCGGTCTGATGAACGAGGCGCAGATGCTCTTTTACGGCAGCGAGGTCAATCGTCTCCGCGAGCAGGCCCGGCGTCCGGCAATCAACGGCATCTGGACCTGGGGTGGCGGTGTGCTGCCGGAGCGCTCGGGCGCACCGCCGGACGCGGTGGTCGGGGATGATCCGCTGACCGCGGGTCTAGCGCGCTGGTGCGGGGTGGCGCATCGCGCGCTCGAAGGGTGGTCGCCGCAGGAGCCGCTTCCCGGACGCCGCCATCTCATGCTCTGGGACCGGCTCGGTGCAGCGCTGCTGGAGCGGGATCTCGCGGCCTGGTCGACGGCGTTGCTCGCGCTGGATGCGAGGGTCGCCGTGCTCGAAGCACGGATCAAGGGCGGGACGCTCGACGAGATTTTGATCGACCCTTGCGAGGGCATGGTCTATCGGGTCACGCGATCGGCATTGCGCCGCTTCTGGCGTCGCGATGGGCTGACGCAAAGCTTGGTTCGAGGCTCTTGA
- a CDS encoding YbaK/EbsC family protein encodes MKASKEPVTQAVRALRTAKIPFEGHPYTYVDGGGTAQFAREHGVDEHLVVKTLIMEDEQSNPMIVLMHGDRQVSTQALARKIGVKRIQPCAPAIADKHSGYQVGGTSPFGTRRALPVYCETGIAALPRIYINGGKRGYIISLATADALALLKPTLVEMAT; translated from the coding sequence ATGAAAGCCTCGAAGGAACCGGTGACCCAAGCCGTTCGCGCACTGCGCACCGCCAAGATCCCCTTCGAGGGCCATCCCTACACCTATGTCGACGGCGGCGGCACGGCGCAGTTCGCGCGCGAGCACGGCGTCGACGAGCACCTGGTCGTCAAGACCCTGATCATGGAGGACGAGCAGTCCAACCCCATGATCGTCCTGATGCACGGCGACCGGCAGGTCTCCACCCAGGCGCTGGCACGAAAGATCGGCGTGAAGCGCATCCAGCCCTGCGCCCCGGCGATCGCGGACAAGCATTCGGGCTATCAGGTCGGCGGCACTTCACCCTTCGGCACACGGCGCGCCCTGCCGGTCTATTGCGAGACCGGAATCGCCGCACTCCCGCGGATCTACATCAACGGCGGCAAGCGCGGCTACATCATCTCGCTCGCAACCGCCGATGCACTCGCGCTCCTCAAACCCACACTGGTCGAGATGGCGACCTGA
- a CDS encoding DUF938 domain-containing protein: protein MYPIDKPYSEACEENKRPILDVIGPLFQEARQLLEIGSGTGQHAVFFAAALPHLVWHTSDCAHYLPGIRAWLDDADLPNLPPTRVLDVTGTWPEERFDGVFSANTAHIMSEPEVEAMFDGVGRVLVDGGCFALYGPFNIGGRYTSESNARFDAMLRSRDPAMGIRDLDLLIRMARDNGMELIADHPMPVNNRTLVWQRIP, encoded by the coding sequence ATGTATCCGATCGATAAACCCTACTCGGAAGCCTGCGAAGAAAACAAGCGCCCGATTCTCGACGTGATCGGCCCGCTCTTTCAAGAGGCACGACAGCTGCTCGAGATCGGAAGCGGCACCGGTCAGCACGCGGTCTTCTTCGCCGCCGCCCTGCCCCATCTGGTGTGGCACACCAGCGACTGCGCCCACTATCTCCCCGGAATCCGGGCCTGGCTGGACGATGCGGACCTGCCCAACCTGCCGCCCACCCGCGTGCTCGACGTCACCGGCACTTGGCCCGAGGAACGCTTCGATGGCGTGTTCAGTGCCAACACCGCCCACATCATGTCCGAGCCGGAGGTCGAGGCCATGTTCGACGGGGTCGGGCGCGTCTTGGTCGATGGCGGTTGTTTCGCGCTCTACGGGCCCTTCAACATCGGCGGTCGCTACACCAGCGAGAGCAACGCACGCTTCGACGCCATGCTGCGCTCGCGCGACCCCGCAATGGGTATCCGCGATCTCGACCTCTTGATCCGCATGGCCCGCGACAACGGCATGGAGTTGATCGCGGATCACCCGATGCCGGTCAACAACCGCACGCTGGTGTGGCAGCGTATCCCTTAA
- a CDS encoding VOC family protein: MAEMTSYPAGTFCWVDLATNAPEAAKTFYGEIFGWTSEDLATDYEVPYSILERDGKRAAALYEMAPEQGAFPYWASYVRVMDVQASAEQAVELGGRLVMPAVDVMQLGRMAFIQDPTGAVLGLWEPGSLFGAELDNTYGARSWSELQTRNTKAAARFYQDLFGWTARTSKSLMDGRYTLFELDGKEVGGMLELDASWGSMPPNWSIYFGVEDCDGAVATTKRLGGSIVMDPMEIENVGRFAFLGDPQGAIFAVIQFGHR, encoded by the coding sequence ATGGCCGAGATGACAAGCTACCCAGCCGGGACCTTCTGCTGGGTCGATCTGGCGACCAATGCGCCGGAGGCCGCAAAGACCTTCTACGGCGAGATCTTCGGCTGGACCTCCGAGGACCTCGCGACCGATTACGAGGTGCCTTACAGCATCCTCGAGCGCGACGGCAAGCGAGCCGCCGCGCTCTACGAGATGGCGCCCGAGCAAGGCGCCTTCCCCTATTGGGCGAGCTATGTCCGGGTGATGGACGTTCAGGCGAGCGCCGAGCAGGCCGTCGAGCTGGGCGGTCGCCTGGTGATGCCTGCGGTCGATGTGATGCAGCTCGGACGCATGGCCTTCATTCAGGATCCCACCGGCGCCGTGCTCGGCCTTTGGGAGCCTGGCTCGCTATTCGGCGCCGAGCTCGACAACACCTACGGCGCACGCAGCTGGAGCGAGCTGCAGACCCGCAACACCAAGGCCGCTGCGCGTTTCTACCAAGACCTCTTCGGCTGGACCGCACGCACCAGCAAGAGCCTGATGGACGGGCGTTACACGCTGTTCGAGCTCGACGGCAAGGAGGTCGGCGGGATGCTCGAGCTCGATGCGTCCTGGGGCTCGATGCCGCCGAACTGGTCGATCTATTTCGGCGTCGAAGACTGCGACGGCGCCGTGGCCACGACCAAGCGTCTGGGCGGCAGCATCGTGATGGACCCGATGGAGATCGAGAATGTCGGCCGGTTCGCCTTTCTCGGCGATCCGCAGGGTGCCATCTTCGCCGTCATTCAGTTCGGGCACCGATAA
- the rimO gene encoding 30S ribosomal protein S12 methylthiotransferase RimO: MSMTQTPKIGFISLGCPKATVDSERILTQLRAEGYGIPPSYEDADLVIVNTCGFIDDAVEESLDAIGEALHANGRVIVTGCLGARAEIVRKAHPEVLAVTGPHALDEVMAAVHAQLPAPHDPFVSLVPPQGVKLTPRHFAYLKISEGCNHRCSFCIIPSLRGDLASRPIGEVLAEAERLVESGVRELLIISQDTSAYGLDLRYRPDFWKGRPLKTDTVNLARALGELPAWVRLHYVYPYPHVDALIPLMAEGLILPYLDMPLQHGSEPILRAMRRPAATEKVLDRLARWREQCPELVIRSTFIVGFPGETEAELEELLDFLRAARLDRVGCFPYSPVEGASANALPDPVPESIKHERVERFMAVQAEISRAKLAERIGQRLIVLVDEVGEDEVIARSYADAPEIDGEVIIAGAWELDPGDFVEVEITDAGDHDLWAQPIAD, from the coding sequence ATGTCGATGACGCAAACCCCCAAGATCGGATTCATCAGCCTCGGCTGTCCCAAGGCGACGGTGGATTCGGAGCGGATCCTCACGCAACTGCGTGCGGAGGGCTACGGCATCCCGCCGAGCTACGAGGATGCCGATCTGGTCATCGTCAACACCTGTGGCTTTATCGACGATGCGGTCGAGGAGTCGCTGGATGCGATCGGCGAGGCGCTGCACGCCAACGGTCGCGTCATCGTGACGGGTTGCCTGGGTGCGCGCGCCGAGATCGTTCGCAAGGCCCATCCCGAGGTCCTTGCGGTGACGGGTCCGCATGCACTCGACGAGGTGATGGCGGCGGTGCATGCGCAGCTGCCGGCGCCGCATGATCCCTTCGTCAGTCTCGTGCCGCCGCAGGGCGTGAAGCTCACGCCGCGGCACTTTGCTTATCTCAAGATCTCGGAGGGCTGCAACCATCGGTGCAGCTTCTGCATCATCCCGAGCCTGCGCGGCGATCTGGCGAGCCGCCCGATCGGCGAGGTGCTTGCGGAGGCGGAGCGGCTGGTGGAGTCGGGGGTGCGCGAGCTCTTGATCATCTCGCAGGACACCAGCGCCTACGGGTTGGATCTGCGCTATCGGCCGGATTTCTGGAAGGGTCGGCCGCTCAAGACCGACACGGTCAACCTGGCACGTGCACTCGGCGAGCTGCCGGCTTGGGTCCGGCTGCACTATGTCTATCCCTATCCGCATGTGGACGCGCTGATCCCGCTGATGGCGGAAGGGCTGATCCTGCCCTATCTCGACATGCCGCTGCAGCACGGCAGCGAGCCGATCCTGCGGGCGATGCGCCGTCCGGCAGCGACCGAGAAGGTGCTCGATCGGCTCGCGCGCTGGCGCGAGCAGTGCCCGGAGCTGGTGATACGCAGCACCTTCATCGTCGGTTTTCCGGGCGAAACCGAGGCGGAGCTCGAGGAGCTGCTCGACTTCCTGCGTGCCGCTCGGCTCGACCGCGTCGGCTGTTTTCCCTATTCGCCGGTCGAGGGTGCGAGTGCGAACGCGTTGCCCGATCCTGTCCCGGAGTCGATCAAGCACGAGCGGGTCGAGCGCTTCATGGCCGTGCAGGCCGAGATCAGCCGCGCGAAGCTCGCCGAGCGCATCGGTCAACGGCTGATCGTGCTGGTCGACGAGGTCGGAGAAGACGAGGTGATCGCCCGCAGCTACGCGGACGCACCCGAGATCGACGGCGAGGTGATCATCGCCGGCGCCTGGGAGCTGGATCCGGGGGATTTCGTCGAGGTCGAGATTACGGATGCGGGCGACCACGATCTGTGGGCGCAGCCGATCGCCGATTAA
- a CDS encoding DUF2892 domain-containing protein gives MSIERIVFAVAGAFILISLLLAHYVSPYWMWFTAFVGLNLLQSAFTGFCPLAVILKKMGKKAGPAF, from the coding sequence ATGTCTATCGAGCGCATCGTCTTTGCCGTCGCCGGCGCCTTCATCCTGATCTCGCTCCTGCTGGCGCACTACGTCAGCCCCTACTGGATGTGGTTCACGGCCTTCGTCGGCCTGAACCTGCTGCAGTCCGCCTTCACCGGATTCTGCCCCTTGGCCGTGATCCTGAAGAAGATGGGCAAGAAGGCCGGCCCCGCATTCTGA
- a CDS encoding bifunctional aminoglycoside phosphotransferase/ATP-binding protein, whose amino-acid sequence MDVDAFPRLIEALMRPDAYPHPADPVEHIETHISHVFLAGAFAYKLKKPIDLGFLDFSTLERRRRCCEEELRLNRRLAPDLYLGVVAVTGTAIAPRIGGPGPVQEYAVQMRRFPQEALLDRQELSGELIDRLAEDVAEFHARLPVADTESRFGTPEAVLAPMIENLVQIRACALEPYPRDCLERLETWTRGRWHALIPMIERRRRNGYVRECHGDMHRGNIALVDGEIRIFDAIEFNPLLRWIDTASEIAFLIMDLEESGAAPLARRFLNRYLERNGDYELLSLLDFYKVYRALVRAKVMAIRLGQADLDPAQEARDRLTCIRYLELAESYIRPRSPRLLIACGLSGSGKSDMARRLRESLPLIHLRSDIERKRLFGISEIASTRASLDAGIYFPTATAWTYARLLRLGDAILGYGYDVLVDATFICAARRALFCDLARRRRIPFAILSLDAPVDVLRDRINRRFAANQDASDADVRVLERQRLALEPLTSDERAYAVVIDTSQTPPLADVLARIESAFVSMRAPTEQ is encoded by the coding sequence GTGGACGTCGATGCCTTTCCGCGCTTGATCGAAGCACTGATGCGACCGGATGCCTATCCGCATCCCGCCGACCCGGTCGAGCACATCGAGACACACATCTCGCACGTGTTCCTTGCGGGCGCGTTCGCCTACAAGCTCAAGAAGCCGATCGACCTGGGTTTTCTCGATTTCTCCACGCTGGAACGCCGTCGCCGCTGTTGCGAGGAGGAGCTGCGGCTGAATCGGCGCCTGGCGCCTGATCTCTATCTGGGCGTGGTTGCCGTCACCGGCACGGCGATTGCTCCACGTATCGGCGGACCCGGTCCGGTGCAGGAGTATGCCGTGCAGATGCGTCGTTTCCCGCAAGAGGCCCTGCTCGATCGTCAGGAGCTGTCCGGCGAGCTGATCGACCGCTTGGCGGAGGATGTCGCGGAGTTTCACGCCCGGCTCCCCGTCGCCGATACCGAGAGCCGTTTCGGCACGCCCGAGGCCGTGCTTGCACCCATGATCGAGAATCTGGTGCAGATTCGCGCTTGTGCATTGGAGCCGTATCCGCGCGACTGTCTCGAGCGTCTCGAAACCTGGACACGCGGTCGTTGGCATGCCCTGATCCCGATGATCGAGCGTCGGCGCCGCAACGGCTATGTCCGCGAGTGTCACGGCGACATGCATCGGGGCAACATCGCCTTGGTCGACGGCGAGATCCGCATCTTCGACGCGATCGAGTTCAATCCCCTCCTGCGCTGGATCGACACGGCAAGCGAGATCGCTTTCCTGATCATGGACCTGGAGGAATCCGGCGCGGCGCCGTTGGCGCGGCGCTTTCTGAACCGCTATCTGGAGCGCAACGGGGACTACGAGCTCTTGTCTCTGCTGGACTTCTACAAGGTCTATCGCGCGCTTGTTCGGGCGAAGGTCATGGCGATCCGTCTCGGGCAGGCCGATCTGGATCCGGCACAAGAGGCCCGCGACCGCTTGACCTGCATCCGTTACCTGGAGCTTGCCGAGTCCTACATCCGTCCCCGTTCGCCCCGTCTCTTGATTGCGTGCGGGCTGTCCGGATCCGGAAAGAGCGATATGGCGCGCCGGCTTCGCGAATCACTCCCCTTGATCCACCTGCGCTCGGACATCGAGCGCAAGCGGCTCTTCGGTATCTCCGAGATCGCTTCCACCCGCGCCTCGCTCGACGCCGGTATCTATTTCCCGACCGCGACCGCGTGGACCTACGCACGGCTGTTGCGTCTTGGCGATGCGATCCTCGGCTACGGCTACGACGTGTTGGTCGATGCGACCTTCATCTGCGCGGCGCGGCGCGCGCTGTTTTGCGACTTGGCCCGGCGGCGCCGCATCCCGTTCGCGATTCTGTCGCTCGATGCCCCCGTGGATGTCCTGCGTGACCGTATCAACCGTCGGTTCGCCGCAAACCAGGATGCGTCGGACGCCGACGTGCGGGTTCTTGAGCGTCAACGGCTGGCCTTGGAACCCTTGACGTCCGACGAGCGTGCCTACGCGGTCGTCATCGACACCAGCCAAACCCCTCCGTTGGCCGATGTGCTCGCACGGATCGAGTCGGCCTTTGTCTCGATGCGTGCCCCTACCGAGCAATAA
- a CDS encoding DMT family transporter, whose translation MDWVSLSLLCAFSLASADAATKAWLQGFSARELVVVRFGVVGLLMAPLLVGMPPLSSLPPAFWFWIAALIPLEIAAMLIYMAAIRDHPLSLTLPYLAFTPVFVIGVAWVLLGEEVSPLGAAGVGLVVAGAWLLNSRHAKRDNWRSWTRPFTAIVEEPGSRMMLAVAAIYAVTATLGKGAMRHMDPEFFGAFYFALLGAAVVLLIVLPRPGLLLKLARRPGPVLLVGVLMGLMVYTHFLALQQVEVAYMIAVKRTSLLFGILYGVLLFRETGLSTRLPGGLLMLAGVALIAR comes from the coding sequence ATGGATTGGGTCAGCCTCTCCCTGCTCTGCGCCTTCTCACTGGCGAGTGCGGACGCCGCAACCAAGGCGTGGCTGCAAGGCTTCTCGGCCCGCGAGCTGGTCGTCGTGCGCTTCGGCGTCGTGGGCCTCCTCATGGCGCCGTTGCTGGTCGGCATGCCGCCGCTATCGTCACTTCCGCCGGCCTTTTGGTTCTGGATCGCGGCCCTCATCCCGCTGGAAATCGCCGCCATGCTGATCTACATGGCCGCGATCCGCGACCATCCGCTCTCGCTCACCCTGCCCTACCTGGCCTTTACCCCGGTGTTCGTCATCGGGGTGGCTTGGGTGCTGCTCGGCGAGGAGGTCAGTCCGCTCGGTGCGGCGGGGGTCGGGCTGGTGGTGGCCGGGGCCTGGCTGCTCAACAGCCGGCATGCCAAACGAGACAACTGGCGAAGCTGGACGCGTCCCTTTACAGCCATCGTCGAGGAGCCCGGCTCCCGGATGATGCTGGCGGTGGCCGCCATCTATGCCGTCACCGCCACCCTGGGCAAAGGGGCCATGCGGCACATGGACCCGGAGTTCTTCGGGGCCTTCTACTTCGCACTGCTGGGCGCGGCCGTCGTTCTGCTGATCGTCCTGCCCCGGCCCGGGCTTCTGCTCAAACTGGCGCGCCGACCCGGACCTGTGCTCCTGGTCGGCGTCCTGATGGGGCTGATGGTCTACACCCACTTCCTGGCCCTCCAACAGGTCGAGGTGGCCTACATGATCGCCGTCAAACGCACCAGTTTGCTCTTCGGCATCCTCTACGGCGTGCTGCTCTTCCGCGAGACCGGGCTCTCGACACGGTTGCCGGGCGGTCTGCTGATGCTCGCCGGTGTGGCGCTTATTGCTCGGTAG
- the dusA gene encoding tRNA dihydrouridine(20/20a) synthase DusA, producing the protein MDRRLSVAPMLDWTDRHCRYFLRLLSRHTLLYTEMVTTGALIHGSRRGDSERFLGFDPAEHPIALQLGGSDPQDMAHCARMGAERGYDEININVGCPSDRVQNGRFGACLMAEPGLVADCVAAMKDAVAVPVTVKTRIGIDDRDSYGELLDFAGAVTEAGCDALVVHARKAWLAGLSPKENRDIPPLRYDVVKQLKRDLPNQTIAINGGIKTLEETLGFLKTLDGVMIGREAYHNPWILAEADRVIFGDDRRAPTRNAVLDAFLPYVERELSTGTPLSAMSRHILGLFQGQPGARAWRRHLSEQAHRAGAGVEVLTAKLPPEPRP; encoded by the coding sequence CTGGACCGCCGCCTATCCGTCGCGCCCATGCTCGACTGGACCGATCGCCACTGTCGCTATTTCCTGCGTCTTCTCAGCCGGCACACCCTGCTCTATACCGAGATGGTCACGACGGGTGCGCTGATCCATGGCTCTCGAAGGGGCGATAGCGAGCGCTTCCTCGGTTTCGATCCCGCTGAGCACCCGATCGCACTCCAGCTCGGCGGATCGGACCCGCAGGACATGGCGCACTGCGCACGGATGGGCGCCGAGCGGGGCTACGACGAGATCAACATCAACGTCGGTTGTCCGTCGGACCGGGTGCAGAACGGCCGGTTCGGCGCCTGTTTGATGGCCGAGCCGGGACTGGTCGCGGACTGCGTGGCGGCGATGAAGGATGCCGTCGCGGTGCCGGTGACCGTCAAGACCCGCATCGGGATCGACGATCGCGACAGCTACGGCGAGCTTCTGGACTTTGCCGGCGCCGTGACCGAGGCCGGCTGCGACGCGCTCGTCGTGCATGCGCGCAAGGCGTGGCTCGCCGGGCTGAGTCCGAAGGAGAACCGCGACATCCCGCCGTTGCGCTACGACGTCGTGAAGCAACTCAAGCGCGATCTGCCGAATCAGACCATCGCGATCAACGGGGGCATCAAGACCCTTGAGGAGACTCTCGGGTTTCTGAAGACACTCGACGGGGTCATGATCGGTCGCGAGGCCTATCACAACCCCTGGATCCTCGCCGAGGCGGACCGGGTGATCTTCGGGGATGACCGTCGTGCGCCGACGCGCAACGCGGTCCTCGACGCCTTCCTGCCTTACGTGGAGCGCGAGCTGTCGACGGGCACGCCGCTGAGCGCCATGAGCCGGCACATCCTCGGTCTCTTCCAAGGCCAACCCGGCGCGCGCGCCTGGCGACGCCATCTGAGCGAGCAGGCGCATCGTGCGGGCGCGGGCGTCGAGGTCCTGACCGCCAAGCTGCCGCCCGAGCCGCGGCCTTAG
- the gorA gene encoding glutathione-disulfide reductase: MSQHFDLIAIGGGSGGLAVAEKAAQLGRRVAVVEAGKLGGTCVNAGCVPKKVMWYGANLAAAVADAPGYGVKVQFEGIDWPTLVAGRNRYVADINGYWDGYVERQGITRIQGQARFVDTKTIAVGEDRYSADHIVIATGGRPIVPRMPGAELGITSDGFFVLETQPKRVAIIGGGYIGVELAGVLRALGTEVTVVALEDRVLFLFDPMISETLAENMAADGIEMRLEFEVAALEKNADGLALVARDGERLGGFDTLLWAVGRTPNTRELNLEAAGVTMQPNGIIPVDAYQNTDVPGIYAIGDVIGREPLTPVAIAAGRRLAERLFGGKPDLKLDYDNVPTVVFAHPPIGKVGLTEPEARERYGDTLTVYETSFTPMRYALNAHGPKTAMKLVCVGPEERVVGIHAIGDGVDEMMQGFGVAVKMGATKADLDDTVAIHPSSAEELVTLKEPVRRPGQGS; encoded by the coding sequence ATGAGTCAGCATTTCGACCTGATCGCCATCGGAGGCGGGAGCGGCGGCTTGGCCGTGGCCGAGAAAGCCGCGCAGCTCGGACGCCGTGTCGCCGTGGTCGAGGCAGGGAAGCTCGGCGGCACCTGCGTGAACGCCGGCTGTGTTCCCAAGAAGGTCATGTGGTACGGCGCCAACCTGGCGGCGGCTGTTGCCGACGCACCCGGTTACGGCGTGAAGGTGCAGTTCGAGGGAATCGACTGGCCGACGCTCGTCGCGGGACGTAACCGCTACGTCGCCGATATCAACGGCTACTGGGACGGCTATGTCGAGCGGCAAGGCATCACTCGCATTCAAGGTCAGGCGCGCTTCGTCGATACCAAGACCATCGCGGTCGGCGAGGATCGTTACAGCGCCGACCACATCGTGATCGCGACCGGCGGACGGCCGATCGTGCCGCGGATGCCGGGTGCGGAGCTGGGCATCACCTCCGACGGTTTCTTCGTGCTGGAGACGCAGCCCAAGCGCGTCGCCATCATCGGGGGTGGTTACATCGGCGTGGAGCTCGCAGGAGTCTTGCGCGCACTCGGCACCGAGGTCACCGTCGTGGCGCTCGAGGACCGGGTGCTGTTTCTCTTCGACCCCATGATCAGCGAGACGCTCGCGGAGAACATGGCGGCCGACGGCATCGAGATGCGGCTCGAATTCGAGGTCGCGGCGCTCGAGAAGAATGCCGATGGCCTCGCACTGGTCGCACGCGACGGCGAGCGTCTGGGCGGCTTCGACACCCTCCTCTGGGCCGTCGGACGCACGCCGAACACCCGCGAGCTGAACCTGGAGGCCGCGGGCGTCACGATGCAGCCGAACGGCATCATCCCGGTCGATGCGTATCAGAACACCGACGTGCCGGGCATCTATGCCATCGGCGACGTGATCGGGCGCGAGCCATTGACCCCGGTCGCGATCGCCGCCGGGCGCCGCCTGGCCGAGCGCCTGTTCGGCGGCAAGCCGGATCTGAAGCTCGACTACGACAACGTTCCGACCGTGGTCTTCGCCCATCCGCCGATCGGCAAGGTGGGCTTGACCGAGCCCGAGGCGCGTGAGCGCTACGGCGACACCCTGACGGTCTACGAGACCAGCTTCACCCCGATGCGCTATGCACTGAATGCGCACGGCCCCAAGACCGCCATGAAGCTGGTGTGCGTTGGCCCAGAGGAACGGGTCGTGGGCATCCACGCGATCGGCGACGGCGTCGACGAGATGATGCAGGGTTTCGGCGTGGCGGTGAAGATGGGCGCGACCAAGGCCGATCTGGACGACACCGTCGCGATCCACCCGAGCAGCGCCGAGGAGCTGGTCACCCTCAAGGAGCCGGTCAGACGCCCGGGACAGGGCTCCTGA